In Reichenbachiella agarivorans, one genomic interval encodes:
- a CDS encoding type I restriction enzyme HsdR N-terminal domain-containing protein, with amino-acid sequence MEILNLPTFEFNIRESSEGREIWDEFRKKYIQLTPEEWVRQNFLKHLNQNLSYPKSLLKVEGSLKYNKLSKRPDIVAYDSNGRPLMLVECKATFVKIDESTFKQASVYNTVIRAKYLVVTNGLQHFCCEQNFDSGTSTFLREIPEYYV; translated from the coding sequence ATGGAAATACTCAATTTACCCACATTTGAATTTAATATACGAGAATCATCAGAAGGCAGAGAAATTTGGGATGAATTTCGTAAAAAATATATTCAGCTGACACCTGAAGAATGGGTGCGTCAAAATTTTTTGAAGCATTTGAATCAAAATTTGTCCTATCCGAAATCACTCCTGAAAGTTGAAGGCAGCTTAAAATATAATAAGTTGAGCAAGCGCCCAGACATTGTTGCCTATGACTCAAACGGGAGACCCTTGATGCTGGTGGAATGCAAAGCTACTTTTGTGAAGATAGATGAAAGCACATTCAAACAAGCATCCGTGTACAATACAGTGATCAGAGCAAAGTACCTTGTTGTGACCAATGGGCTGCAACACTTCTGCTGCGAGCAAAATTTTGATTCTGGAACCTCTACATTTCTTAGAGAGATTCCAGAATACTATGTTTAG
- a CDS encoding alpha-ketoacid dehydrogenase subunit alpha/beta, with product MSVKKEILDDYRLAVESREISYIGRKEVFMGKAKFGIFGDGKELAQIAMAKVFRDGDFRSGYYRDQTFMMAIGQMTSQQFFAQLYAHTDVEAEPASAGRMMNGHFGTRTIQEDGEWKDLTKMKNSASDISCTAAQVPRLLGFAYASKLYRENPALHDNKKFSVNGNEVAFGTIGNASTAEGHFFEMMNAAGVLQVPVVMGVWDDEYGISVPNKYQTTKSSISKAMAGFQRDANDKGIEIMTVNGWDYVALTETFRKADKIAREEHVPVLVHVLEITQPQGHSTSGSHERYKSKERLDWENEYDCNKKMREWILSEKLATDQELDIIEDECREIAKNARNNAWKEYRDSLQKDIDTAVSVIDSIADRSRSRNKLLSIAKSLKEGLNVNKLDVTRASKKALRLVREEPSKSRDMLIYWLKEVEKKRHDEYSSSLYSETKYSALKVEAIAPQYSTKSKMVDGREVMQACFDAALTRDPRVFAIGEDVGKIGDVNQGFAGLQDKHGELRVTDTGIRETTIIGQGIGSALRGLRPIVEIQYLDYVLYTIQTLSDDLASLSYRTKGGQRAPLIIRTRGHRLEGIWHSGSPMGMIINAIRGVYVLVPRNMTQAAGMYNTMLQSDDAALIVESLNGYRLKERMPDNVGEYTVQIGQPELLREGRDITVVTYGSMCRIVMEAANQLAEYGVELEVIDAQTLLPFDVNHSIVESVKKTNRLIVADEDVPGGASAFILQKILEEQKAYQFLDNQPITITAKEHRPAYGSDGDYFSKPNAEEIFDKAYEIMSEVDPELYPSIY from the coding sequence ATGTCTGTCAAAAAGGAGATTTTGGATGATTACCGACTTGCTGTAGAGAGTAGGGAGATCAGTTATATCGGTAGAAAGGAAGTCTTCATGGGAAAGGCTAAATTCGGGATTTTTGGTGATGGTAAGGAGTTGGCACAGATCGCCATGGCCAAAGTTTTTCGTGATGGAGATTTTAGGTCTGGTTATTATAGAGATCAGACTTTCATGATGGCTATTGGACAGATGACTTCTCAGCAGTTTTTTGCGCAACTGTATGCTCATACAGATGTAGAGGCTGAGCCCGCATCGGCTGGCCGTATGATGAATGGACACTTTGGGACACGCACTATTCAAGAAGATGGTGAATGGAAGGATTTGACCAAGATGAAAAACTCGGCATCAGATATTTCATGTACAGCAGCGCAGGTTCCGAGATTGTTGGGATTTGCTTATGCATCCAAATTATACAGAGAGAACCCTGCCTTACACGACAATAAGAAATTTTCTGTAAATGGAAATGAAGTTGCATTTGGCACCATAGGCAATGCCTCAACGGCAGAGGGGCACTTCTTTGAAATGATGAATGCGGCAGGTGTGCTGCAGGTGCCTGTTGTCATGGGAGTTTGGGATGATGAGTATGGGATTTCAGTCCCTAACAAATACCAGACTACTAAGAGCAGCATTTCCAAAGCCATGGCTGGTTTCCAAAGAGATGCCAACGACAAAGGAATAGAAATAATGACGGTCAATGGTTGGGACTATGTAGCCTTGACAGAGACCTTTCGCAAGGCGGATAAGATAGCACGAGAAGAGCATGTGCCTGTATTGGTACATGTCCTTGAAATCACCCAGCCACAGGGACATTCGACTTCAGGTTCGCATGAGCGATACAAATCCAAGGAGAGGTTGGATTGGGAGAACGAATATGACTGCAATAAGAAAATGCGTGAGTGGATACTCAGCGAAAAACTAGCTACAGACCAGGAGCTAGATATCATCGAAGATGAGTGTAGAGAGATTGCCAAAAATGCTAGAAACAATGCATGGAAAGAATACAGAGACTCACTTCAGAAAGACATAGATACGGCAGTCAGCGTAATTGATTCCATCGCTGATAGAAGTCGGTCAAGAAACAAATTGTTATCCATCGCCAAGAGTTTGAAAGAAGGACTCAATGTGAATAAATTGGATGTGACACGGGCATCCAAAAAGGCATTGAGATTGGTCAGAGAAGAACCTTCTAAGAGTAGAGATATGTTGATCTATTGGCTCAAAGAAGTAGAAAAGAAAAGGCATGACGAGTACAGCTCATCACTGTACAGCGAAACAAAGTACTCAGCCCTAAAAGTAGAAGCCATTGCTCCACAGTACAGCACCAAATCCAAAATGGTAGATGGTCGTGAAGTGATGCAAGCCTGCTTTGACGCTGCACTGACTCGTGACCCGAGGGTTTTTGCCATTGGAGAGGATGTAGGGAAAATCGGGGATGTGAATCAGGGATTTGCAGGGCTTCAAGACAAACATGGTGAACTCAGAGTCACTGATACGGGGATTCGTGAAACAACCATTATTGGTCAAGGAATAGGGTCAGCATTGAGAGGACTCAGACCAATTGTGGAGATACAATATTTGGACTATGTCCTGTACACAATACAAACCTTGTCAGACGACTTGGCATCTTTGAGTTATAGAACCAAGGGAGGCCAGAGAGCTCCGTTGATCATTCGTACCAGAGGTCACAGGTTGGAAGGTATCTGGCATTCTGGCTCACCTATGGGTATGATTATCAATGCCATCAGAGGGGTCTATGTATTGGTGCCAAGGAATATGACTCAGGCTGCCGGTATGTACAACACCATGCTACAGTCAGATGACGCGGCATTGATAGTAGAGAGTCTCAATGGCTACCGATTAAAGGAAAGAATGCCTGATAATGTAGGAGAATATACCGTACAGATAGGGCAACCAGAACTACTCAGAGAAGGGAGAGATATCACAGTAGTGACTTATGGATCGATGTGTAGAATCGTCATGGAAGCCGCCAACCAACTGGCAGAATATGGTGTCGAGTTGGAGGTCATCGATGCACAAACTTTGCTGCCTTTTGATGTGAATCACAGCATTGTAGAGTCAGTCAAGAAAACGAACAGACTTATTGTAGCAGATGAAGATGTACCTGGTGGTGCTTCTGCATTTATTTTGCAAAAAATCTTGGAAGAGCAAAAGGCGTATCAGTTTTTGGATAATCAACCAATTACCATTACGGCAAAGGAACACAGACCTGCTTATGGTTCAGATGGTGATTATTTTTCTAAGCCCAATGCAGAAGAGATATTTGACAAGGCCTATGAGATCATGAGTGAAGTGGATC
- the ald gene encoding alanine dehydrogenase: MIIGVPKEIKNNENRVALTPSGTKELIKHGHQVFIQSTAGEGSGFADEEYVSVGAKLLPTIEDVYQVAEMIIKVKEPIEAEYNLIKEDQLLFTYFHFASHEPLTKAMISSKAVCLAYETVEKNRSLPLLVPMSEVAGRMSIQQGAKYLEKPMKGRGILLGGVPGVHPAKVMILGGGVVGTEAAKMAAGLGADVTILDLSLERLRYLDDVMPANVKTLMSSEYNIRELIKDHDLIIGAVLVPGAKAPKLITKDMLKDMRPGTVLVDVAIDQGGCMETTRPTTHQDPIFIVDDVVHYSVANMPGAVPYTSTLALTNATLPYAIQLANKGWKKACQENLDLKPGLNIIKGEIVYKAVAEAFDLPYQSVEKYL; the protein is encoded by the coding sequence ATGATCATCGGGGTACCCAAAGAAATTAAAAACAACGAAAATCGTGTGGCCTTGACTCCCTCTGGGACCAAGGAGCTGATTAAACATGGCCATCAAGTTTTCATACAATCCACCGCTGGGGAAGGCAGTGGGTTTGCAGACGAAGAATATGTCAGCGTAGGTGCAAAATTACTCCCCACTATTGAAGATGTTTACCAGGTAGCAGAGATGATCATCAAGGTCAAAGAACCTATCGAGGCTGAATATAACCTAATCAAGGAAGACCAATTGCTATTCACCTACTTTCACTTTGCCTCGCATGAGCCATTGACCAAAGCGATGATCAGTAGTAAAGCAGTTTGTCTTGCTTACGAAACTGTAGAAAAAAACAGAAGTTTACCACTACTCGTCCCTATGTCAGAAGTCGCAGGTAGGATGTCAATCCAGCAAGGCGCTAAATACCTTGAAAAACCCATGAAAGGTCGTGGCATTCTATTAGGCGGTGTACCAGGTGTACACCCTGCAAAAGTCATGATTCTAGGAGGAGGAGTCGTAGGCACTGAGGCCGCAAAAATGGCTGCAGGACTAGGCGCAGATGTGACGATATTGGATTTGAGCCTTGAGAGATTGCGCTACTTGGATGATGTCATGCCTGCCAACGTCAAGACCCTGATGTCTAGTGAATACAACATCAGAGAACTGATCAAGGATCATGACTTGATCATTGGGGCAGTATTGGTACCTGGAGCCAAAGCACCAAAATTGATCACCAAAGACATGCTCAAAGATATGAGACCAGGCACAGTACTGGTAGATGTTGCTATAGACCAAGGTGGATGCATGGAGACGACAAGGCCTACCACTCACCAAGACCCTATTTTCATCGTGGATGATGTGGTGCACTACAGTGTGGCCAATATGCCGGGAGCTGTACCCTATACTTCGACCTTGGCACTGACGAATGCGACCCTACCGTATGCCATCCAGCTGGCAAACAAAGGATGGAAAAAGGCATGCCAAGAGAACTTGGATCTAAAACCAGGACTAAACATCATCAAAGGAGAAATAGTCTACAAAGCGGTTGCAGAAGCATTTGATCTCCCTTATCAAAGTGTAGAGAAATACCTCTAA